One Pleurocapsa sp. PCC 7327 DNA segment encodes these proteins:
- a CDS encoding ATP-binding cassette domain-containing protein produces the protein MTILELKQVSLAASMGSRYLLHNISFTVSKGDRIAIIGASGAGKTSLLRLLNRLQEPTHGSIYLDNRPINQIPAIQLRQQVALVLQESKLLGMKVWEALAYPLVLQKLPKSEIQQRIEIWRTRLHIPENWLERNELQLSVGQRQLVAIARALVMQPKILLLDEPTSALDAGSANNLIEALIELADTAQTAIVMVNHQLELAQKFAYRVLYLQQGQMLEDIRSDRVDWRQLRENLLQLEAQKAINQEFEQF, from the coding sequence ATGACAATTCTTGAACTAAAACAAGTCAGTCTCGCTGCTTCAATGGGTTCTCGCTACTTGTTGCACAATATTTCTTTTACCGTATCAAAAGGCGATCGCATAGCCATCATTGGTGCCTCCGGTGCGGGAAAAACCTCGCTTTTGCGCCTGCTCAATCGATTGCAAGAACCAACCCATGGTTCCATCTATCTAGACAATCGACCCATTAACCAGATTCCAGCAATACAACTTCGTCAGCAAGTCGCTCTCGTTCTCCAGGAGTCAAAGTTATTGGGAATGAAAGTTTGGGAAGCTTTAGCTTATCCTTTAGTTTTACAGAAGTTACCCAAGTCGGAAATCCAACAGCGGATCGAAATTTGGCGAACGAGATTGCATATTCCCGAAAATTGGTTAGAACGCAATGAATTGCAACTTTCAGTAGGACAGCGACAATTGGTTGCTATTGCCCGTGCTTTGGTCATGCAGCCCAAAATCTTATTACTCGACGAACCGACTTCGGCTTTAGATGCGGGGAGTGCCAATAATCTGATCGAAGCATTAATTGAATTAGCCGATACCGCTCAAACCGCCATTGTGATGGTCAATCATCAACTAGAATTGGCTCAAAAGTTTGCTTATCGGGTTTTGTACTTGCAGCAGGGACAGATGCTAGAAGATATAAGAAGCGATCGCGTAGATTGGAGACAATTACGAGAAAATTTACTTCAATTAGAAGCGCAGAAAGCAATAAACCAGGAATTTGAGCAATTTTAG
- a CDS encoding bacterial microcompartment protein: MGVELRSYVYLDSLQPQHAAYIGTVAVGFLPLPGDTSLWIEVSPGIEINRITDIALKSAVVRPGVLFVERLYGLLEIHSSSQGETRAAGKSILQALGVRQQDCMKPQVVSNQIIRNIDAYQAQLINRNRRGQMLLAGQTLYVLEVQPAAYAALAANEAEKAALINILQVSAIGSFGRLYLGGEERDILAASRAVLAAMENVPGRDLSTFGKPE; this comes from the coding sequence TTGGGCGTAGAACTTCGCAGTTACGTTTATCTAGACAGCTTGCAACCCCAACACGCCGCCTACATTGGAACTGTAGCAGTAGGATTTTTGCCATTGCCAGGAGATACCTCCTTGTGGATTGAAGTGTCGCCAGGAATTGAAATCAATCGCATTACCGATATTGCTCTCAAATCGGCTGTCGTTCGTCCTGGAGTGTTATTTGTAGAAAGACTTTACGGACTACTGGAAATTCATTCTAGCAGTCAAGGCGAAACGCGAGCCGCAGGAAAGTCTATCTTACAGGCATTAGGGGTTCGCCAGCAGGATTGTATGAAACCGCAGGTGGTCTCCAATCAAATCATTCGCAATATTGATGCCTATCAAGCACAACTCATTAACCGCAACCGACGCGGACAAATGCTTTTAGCAGGACAAACCTTATACGTACTAGAAGTTCAACCCGCCGCTTACGCAGCGCTAGCAGCGAACGAAGCAGAAAAAGCCGCTTTAATTAACATCTTACAGGTTAGTGCGATTGGCAGTTTTGGACGGCTTTATTTAGGCGGAGAGGAAAGAGATATTCTTGCCGCTTCGAGAGCAGTTTTAGCGGCAATGGAAAACGTACCGGGTCGCGATCTTTCTACCTTTGGAAAACCAGAGTAA
- the truB gene encoding tRNA pseudouridine(55) synthase TruB, protein MLGFINLNKPARLTSHDCVAKVRRLFKQKKVGHGGTLDPAATGVLPIAVGKATRLLSFLPEKKAYQARIRLGMRTNTDDLEGEVIETQPASHITLDQIQPLLSQFIGKIEQIPPAFSAIQREGKRLYELARKGENVEVPVRTVEVDKIEVLGWYPGEFPELEVAIACGAGTYIRAIARDLGTALNVGGTLAALIRTESCGMKLSDSLTLEKIEMQLQEGTFSLIPPAIALRHLPEIILSTSEAQRWCQGQKISIDDWQLTIHNPVRVNDGGGQFLGIGEVLISQSDRLLIPKIVIGNSEKP, encoded by the coding sequence GTGTTAGGTTTTATTAATTTAAATAAACCTGCCCGATTGACCTCACACGATTGCGTTGCTAAAGTACGACGACTTTTCAAGCAAAAAAAAGTAGGACACGGAGGAACCCTCGATCCGGCTGCGACTGGAGTTTTACCCATCGCCGTCGGAAAAGCCACTCGGCTATTGTCATTTTTACCGGAGAAGAAAGCTTATCAAGCCAGAATTCGGCTAGGAATGCGGACGAATACTGACGATTTAGAAGGGGAAGTCATTGAGACTCAACCTGCATCTCATATTACTTTAGACCAAATTCAACCGCTTTTGTCACAATTTATCGGCAAAATCGAGCAGATTCCTCCAGCCTTTAGCGCCATTCAACGCGAAGGAAAACGACTGTACGAATTAGCTAGAAAGGGAGAAAACGTGGAAGTTCCCGTGCGAACGGTTGAAGTAGATAAAATAGAGGTTTTGGGCTGGTATCCAGGAGAATTTCCCGAATTGGAAGTTGCGATCGCTTGCGGTGCGGGGACTTATATTCGCGCGATCGCTCGCGATTTGGGAACAGCTCTCAACGTTGGCGGCACTTTAGCCGCTTTAATTCGTACCGAAAGTTGCGGCATGAAACTTTCTGACAGTTTAACTCTAGAAAAAATAGAAATGCAATTGCAAGAGGGAACTTTTTCGCTTATTCCACCCGCGATCGCGCTCCGACATCTTCCAGAAATTATCTTATCAACAAGCGAGGCTCAGCGTTGGTGTCAGGGACAAAAAATTTCAATTGACGATTGGCAACTGACAATTCACAATCCAGTCCGAGTTAATGATGGAGGCGGACAATTTCTAGGGATTGGCGAGGTATTAATCTCTCAAAGCGATCGCTTACTCATTCCTAAGATAGTTATAGGGAATTCAGAGAAACCATAA
- a CDS encoding transglycosylase domain-containing protein encodes MSSSTIGQKEERKRSLPLSFLVKSNVARAAGATILGATMLASVVVAGAMVGLAISFRNLPDVRLLRTYAPTETSYIYDVKGKLLSSLHGEAHRRLVRLNQVSPDLKRAVLAIEDSHFYHHYGINPTSIGRALLVNFKSGGVEEGASTLTMQLVKNIFLSHERTYSRKLAEAVLAIRVEQIFSKDRILEMYLNNIYWGHNNYGAQTAAESYFNKPASQLTLAESAMMAGLIQAPEVYSPLRNYKAAKERQALVLARMRDLGWITAEQEKAALNQKLAIGKRTAWQGSKLPFVTDAVIQELNRRFGPETVLKGGMRVQTTIDYDMQKKAEATVQRAYRTLRGRGLAAKNLQIALVAVDPRTHFVKALVGGVDYSKSQLNRAIQSRRQPGSAFKPFIYYTAFASGRYTPDSVVNDAPISIRDGSIFYRPKNYGGKYSGSMSLRTALTQSTNIPAVILGQRVGVDKVVEVCRRLGFKSPLLAVPSLPLGSVDVTPLEMAGAYATFASNGWHSDPTVIVRVTDSQGNVMLDNTPKPKLVLDPWATASLTSVLQGVIASGTARSAAIGRPAAGKTGTTDSERNVWFVGYVPQLSTAVWIGDDTNRTLGKGITGGHYAAPIWRDFMIQALKNEPVLYFPSAAKFPRPSSK; translated from the coding sequence GTGTCGTCTAGCACTATTGGGCAAAAAGAAGAACGGAAGCGATCGCTTCCTCTCAGTTTTCTCGTTAAATCAAACGTAGCACGGGCAGCAGGGGCAACCATTCTCGGCGCCACCATGTTAGCAAGTGTCGTGGTGGCTGGAGCAATGGTCGGTTTAGCCATTAGTTTTCGCAACCTTCCAGATGTCAGGCTACTGCGAACCTATGCGCCAACAGAAACATCTTACATCTATGATGTAAAAGGAAAACTTCTGAGCAGTCTCCATGGAGAAGCCCACCGTCGCCTCGTCAGATTAAACCAGGTTTCTCCCGACCTCAAACGCGCCGTACTGGCGATCGAAGACAGCCACTTTTACCATCACTATGGCATTAACCCGACCAGCATCGGTCGCGCTTTACTAGTTAACTTTAAGAGCGGTGGCGTCGAAGAGGGAGCATCTACCCTTACCATGCAGTTAGTAAAAAATATTTTCCTCTCGCACGAACGAACCTATAGCCGCAAGCTGGCTGAAGCGGTTTTAGCTATTCGCGTCGAGCAAATTTTTAGCAAAGATCGCATCCTAGAGATGTACCTCAATAACATCTATTGGGGTCACAATAATTATGGCGCTCAAACGGCTGCTGAGAGCTATTTTAATAAACCAGCTTCTCAGTTGACGTTGGCAGAATCGGCGATGATGGCAGGACTCATTCAAGCGCCGGAAGTCTATAGTCCTCTCAGAAACTACAAGGCGGCCAAAGAGCGCCAAGCGCTAGTGTTGGCTCGGATGCGAGATTTAGGCTGGATTACTGCCGAACAAGAAAAAGCAGCACTCAACCAAAAGCTGGCGATTGGCAAGCGAACCGCATGGCAGGGAAGCAAACTTCCTTTTGTCACCGATGCCGTAATCCAAGAGTTAAATCGACGCTTTGGACCCGAAACTGTTCTTAAAGGCGGCATGCGCGTCCAGACAACGATTGACTACGATATGCAGAAAAAGGCAGAAGCAACCGTACAGCGAGCCTATCGCACTCTTCGAGGTCGCGGTCTAGCTGCTAAAAACTTGCAAATTGCTTTAGTTGCAGTCGATCCTCGAACTCATTTTGTTAAAGCGTTAGTAGGCGGCGTTGATTACAGCAAAAGCCAGTTAAATCGCGCTATCCAATCTCGCCGTCAGCCCGGATCGGCTTTCAAGCCATTCATTTATTATACGGCTTTCGCTAGTGGCAGATATACTCCCGATTCTGTAGTCAACGATGCTCCAATTAGTATCCGAGATGGTAGCATTTTCTATAGACCGAAAAACTATGGAGGAAAGTATTCCGGTTCGATGAGTCTTCGGACGGCATTGACTCAATCGACCAACATACCAGCCGTGATTCTCGGTCAAAGAGTAGGTGTAGATAAAGTGGTTGAAGTCTGCCGTCGTCTGGGATTTAAAAGTCCTCTACTAGCGGTTCCCTCCTTACCGTTGGGTTCGGTTGACGTAACGCCCCTAGAAATGGCAGGAGCTTATGCTACTTTTGCAAGTAACGGCTGGCATTCCGATCCGACGGTTATCGTTCGCGTGACGGACAGTCAAGGTAATGTCATGCTAGATAATACTCCTAAACCTAAGTTGGTTTTAGATCCTTGGGCAACTGCTTCCCTTACTTCTGTCCTGCAAGGGGTAATTGCTAGCGGTACTGCCAGATCTGCCGCTATCGGTCGTCCGGCGGCTGGGAAAACAGGAACGACTGACTCGGAGCGAAATGTTTGGTTTGTGGGTTACGTCCCTCAGTTGTCTACAGCGGTTTGGATTGGAGATGATACTAACCGCACTCTAGGTAAGGGAATTACCGGGGGTCATTATGCTGCTCCCATTTGGCGCGACTTTATGATTCAGGCGCTCAAAAACGAACCCGTTCTGTATTTTCCCTCTGCTGCTAAGTTTCCTCGCCCTTCAAGCAAGTAA
- the tyrS gene encoding tyrosine--tRNA ligase, with translation MAVSNLPQNLDWLYRGISEIFPDRSDSDDPNENLALLLAKINRPLRVKLGIDPTGSEIHLGHSIPFRKLRAFQDAGHTAVVIIGDFTAQIGDPTGKSEVRRQLTLEQVRENAKDYLDQLRPVLDFATPGRLEIRYNSEWLSKLDLKQIQELLATMTVGQMLAKEGFAERFEQENPIYLHEFLYPLMQGYDSVMVDADIELGGTDQKFNIAVGRDLQRHFGKKPQFGILLPILLGTDGVQKMSKSLNNYVGLREDALSMYSKLEKTPDDLVKDYFELLTNLPLDRLPENPRDRQKLLALEIVSQFHGWEAAIAAQKTAEEIVMKKSTASAQSVPEYSLAGVKFPAKLFYLLGASGLCSSSSEGRKQIQGGAVRLDGDRVSDVDLTFDSPEQLNGKVLQVGKKKFIRLVK, from the coding sequence ATGGCTGTTTCAAATCTACCTCAAAACCTTGATTGGCTTTATCGAGGGATAAGCGAAATTTTTCCCGATCGCTCGGATTCTGACGATCCCAATGAAAATCTGGCGCTTTTATTAGCTAAAATCAATCGTCCTTTACGAGTCAAACTAGGAATCGATCCGACTGGAAGTGAGATTCATTTGGGGCACAGCATTCCCTTTCGCAAGCTGCGAGCGTTTCAGGATGCAGGGCATACGGCTGTCGTCATCATCGGCGATTTTACCGCTCAAATTGGCGATCCGACCGGAAAATCGGAAGTCCGCCGCCAGCTCACCTTAGAGCAAGTTAGGGAAAATGCCAAAGATTATTTAGATCAGTTGCGTCCCGTTTTAGATTTTGCTACGCCGGGGCGTTTGGAAATTCGCTATAACTCCGAGTGGTTGAGCAAGCTGGATCTTAAGCAAATTCAAGAATTGCTAGCTACTATGACAGTCGGCCAAATGTTGGCAAAGGAGGGATTTGCCGAACGTTTTGAGCAGGAAAATCCCATTTACTTGCACGAGTTTCTCTATCCTTTAATGCAAGGATACGATTCGGTGATGGTCGATGCAGATATTGAGTTAGGAGGCACCGATCAGAAGTTTAATATTGCAGTCGGACGAGACTTGCAGCGGCATTTTGGCAAAAAACCCCAATTTGGTATATTGTTGCCGATTTTGCTGGGGACGGATGGCGTGCAGAAAATGTCCAAGTCTCTCAATAATTATGTGGGACTGAGAGAAGATGCGCTCTCGATGTATTCAAAGTTAGAAAAAACACCCGACGATCTTGTGAAAGACTATTTTGAGCTGCTAACTAATCTGCCTTTAGATAGACTGCCAGAAAATCCGCGCGATCGCCAAAAATTATTGGCGTTAGAGATTGTGTCTCAGTTCCACGGATGGGAAGCTGCGATCGCGGCACAAAAAACCGCAGAAGAGATCGTGATGAAGAAAAGCACTGCATCAGCCCAATCCGTACCAGAATATTCTCTGGCCGGGGTTAAGTTTCCTGCAAAATTATTTTATCTGCTCGGTGCTAGCGGGTTGTGTTCTAGCAGTTCGGAAGGCAGAAAACAAATTCAGGGAGGCGCAGTAAGACTCGATGGCGATCGCGTTAGCGATGTCGATCTTACTTTCGATAGTCCCGAACAACTGAACGGAAAGGTTTTGCAAGTTGGCAAGAAGAAGTTTATTCGTTTAGTTAAATAA
- a CDS encoding EAL domain-containing response regulator codes for MAKILVIEGDERIRAILLEILKAEGFEAIATGKGHCGISLATEKVPDLILCDLSRSEVDGYKVLASVRQNPKTAAVPVIFLTSKTAKDDFHQGMKPVADDYLTKPFTRKELLAAIKTQLQKRRTKQQDYRSQLNHLIYHDSLTGLPNRLSLREQFHQALSQTSIETENEQLLPILCLCLDRLTKIKATLGYRVGNLLLKTTADRLRCCIGERDKIAYLSYNRFAIILATATTKQKVVETAKQILACLSQLTSVDERELFVTVSIGITFYPNSGTELEDLLGQAYIAMHCAKKQGGNQYQFYASNSKDEAYERIALEVALRRALEREEFQLHYQPKVSLLTGKLVGAEALMRWHRPKVGAIPPSTFIPIAEETGLIVPIGEWVLRTACRQVRVWNERLLEPIVVSVNLSGRQFMQSDFSENVEQILWETRLEGKYLELELTESILVHNLQEASQNLHAIEMLGVKIAIDDFGTGYSSLSYLRQFPFGTLKIDRSFIRNLTEDATNAAIVKAIVQMARSLNLKVVAEGVESEAELTFLYQYGCDEIQGYLYSHPLKASEFETFLASGKQLCLAKFKQNAAMN; via the coding sequence ATGGCAAAGATTTTAGTCATAGAAGGCGACGAGCGCATTCGAGCGATCCTGCTAGAAATATTGAAGGCAGAAGGATTTGAAGCGATCGCAACAGGAAAAGGACACTGCGGCATCAGTCTAGCCACAGAGAAGGTTCCCGACCTAATTCTGTGCGATCTATCAAGGTCTGAAGTCGATGGGTATAAAGTTTTAGCTTCAGTGCGACAAAACCCGAAAACAGCAGCAGTGCCCGTTATTTTTCTCACGTCTAAAACTGCTAAAGACGATTTTCACCAGGGAATGAAACCCGTCGCAGATGACTATCTCACCAAACCCTTTACCCGAAAAGAACTGCTGGCAGCTATCAAAACCCAACTGCAAAAACGCCGAACCAAACAACAAGATTACCGCAGCCAACTCAACCATCTCATCTATCATGACAGTCTAACTGGGCTGCCCAATCGATTGTCGCTGCGGGAGCAGTTTCATCAAGCCTTGAGCCAAACCTCTATCGAAACCGAGAACGAACAATTGCTCCCCATCCTTTGTTTGTGTCTGGATCGACTCACGAAAATCAAGGCAACTCTAGGATATCGCGTTGGCAATTTACTTTTAAAAACTACTGCCGATCGCTTAAGATGCTGTATTGGCGAACGAGACAAAATTGCCTATTTAAGCTACAATAGATTTGCCATCATACTAGCAACCGCCACAACCAAACAAAAGGTTGTAGAGACTGCCAAACAGATCCTTGCTTGCCTGAGCCAACTGACTAGCGTAGACGAGCGAGAACTTTTTGTAACCGTTAGTATTGGCATTACCTTTTATCCCAACAGTGGCACTGAGCTTGAAGATTTACTCGGGCAAGCTTACATAGCCATGCACTGTGCCAAAAAACAGGGGGGAAATCAGTATCAATTTTATGCGAGCAACAGCAAAGACGAAGCCTACGAACGTATAGCTCTGGAAGTCGCACTGCGACGAGCCTTAGAGCGAGAAGAGTTTCAACTTCACTACCAACCCAAGGTTAGTCTCCTGACAGGCAAGCTAGTTGGGGCAGAAGCCTTGATGCGCTGGCATCGTCCAAAAGTAGGTGCAATTCCTCCTAGCACCTTTATTCCTATTGCCGAAGAAACAGGTTTAATCGTACCCATCGGAGAATGGGTGTTAAGAACTGCTTGTCGTCAGGTACGAGTTTGGAACGAACGGCTTTTAGAGCCAATCGTCGTATCGGTAAATTTGTCTGGTCGTCAATTCATGCAGTCCGATTTTTCTGAAAACGTCGAGCAGATTTTGTGGGAAACCAGACTAGAGGGGAAATACCTAGAATTAGAGCTAACCGAAAGCATTCTAGTGCACAATCTCCAAGAAGCCAGCCAGAATTTACACGCGATCGAGATGCTGGGGGTAAAAATAGCCATTGATGATTTTGGAACGGGCTATTCTTCTCTGAGTTATCTGCGGCAATTTCCCTTCGGTACTTTAAAAATCGATCGCTCCTTTATCCGCAATTTGACTGAAGATGCGACCAACGCCGCAATAGTCAAAGCGATCGTGCAAATGGCTCGCTCTCTCAATCTCAAAGTTGTTGCCGAAGGAGTAGAAAGCGAGGCAGAATTAACTTTCTTATACCAATATGGTTGCGATGAAATTCAAGGTTATTTATACAGTCATCCCTTAAAGGCATCTGAATTTGAAACATTCCTCGCAAGCGGAAAACAGCTCTGCCTGGCTAAATTCAAGCAAAACGCAGCGATGAACTGA
- a CDS encoding dihydrolipoamide acetyltransferase family protein gives MIHDIFMPALSSTMTEGKIVSWLKSPGDKIEKGETVLVVESDKADMDVESFNEGYLAAILVEAGQEAAVGEPIALIAETEAEIEQAKQQAASRLGAPAPTPAAAPTTPKPAFVESEAPVAAVPTNRSNGRTVVSPRAKKLAKELGVDLKTLQGSGPHGRIVAEDVERAAGKTPSLTIAPTPAVQPTTPSVTPQPQVAIPVGETVPLTTLQKAVAQNMVASLQAPTFHIGYTVTTDGLDKLYQQIKSKGVTMTALLAKAVAVTLQKHRIVNASYTEQGIQYHAAINVAVAVAMPDGGLITPVLQNADQLDIYTLSRTWKDLVDRARAKQLQPEEYNSGTITISNLGMFGVDRFDAILPPGQGAILAIGASRPQVVATSDGMFGVKNQMSLNITCDHRVIYGAQAAAFMQDLAKLIEGNPQSLTL, from the coding sequence ATGATTCACGATATTTTCATGCCTGCCCTCAGCTCCACCATGACCGAAGGAAAGATCGTCTCTTGGCTCAAATCTCCAGGCGATAAAATTGAAAAAGGCGAAACGGTATTAGTGGTCGAGTCGGACAAAGCTGACATGGACGTTGAATCGTTCAATGAAGGCTATTTAGCTGCTATCCTAGTCGAAGCCGGACAAGAAGCGGCTGTCGGCGAACCTATTGCTCTAATTGCAGAAACCGAAGCAGAAATCGAGCAAGCCAAGCAGCAAGCAGCTTCTCGCTTAGGTGCTCCAGCCCCCACACCTGCTGCCGCACCAACAACACCCAAACCAGCTTTTGTAGAAAGTGAGGCGCCCGTCGCTGCCGTTCCAACTAACCGCAGCAATGGACGCACCGTTGTTTCTCCTAGAGCGAAAAAGCTGGCAAAAGAATTGGGAGTTGACCTAAAAACCCTACAGGGTAGCGGTCCCCATGGCAGAATCGTCGCTGAAGATGTGGAAAGAGCCGCTGGAAAGACCCCATCTCTGACAATTGCACCAACGCCAGCCGTTCAACCGACAACCCCCTCCGTTACACCCCAGCCTCAAGTAGCCATTCCCGTTGGCGAAACCGTACCATTGACCACTCTACAAAAGGCAGTGGCACAAAATATGGTTGCCAGCTTGCAGGCTCCCACGTTCCACATAGGCTACACCGTTACGACCGACGGGTTGGATAAACTGTATCAACAGATAAAATCTAAAGGCGTGACGATGACGGCATTGTTGGCAAAAGCGGTTGCCGTTACTTTGCAGAAACATCGCATTGTCAACGCTAGCTATACCGAACAGGGAATTCAGTATCACGCAGCCATTAATGTTGCCGTAGCAGTGGCAATGCCCGATGGCGGACTCATTACCCCCGTCTTGCAAAACGCCGACCAACTGGATATTTACACCCTCTCTCGAACCTGGAAAGATTTGGTAGACCGAGCCAGAGCCAAACAACTCCAGCCAGAAGAGTACAATAGCGGTACGATCACTATTTCTAATTTAGGGATGTTTGGAGTCGATCGCTTTGATGCGATTCTTCCTCCCGGACAAGGGGCAATTCTGGCAATTGGAGCTTCTCGTCCCCAGGTTGTCGCAACCTCGGATGGCATGTTTGGCGTTAAAAATCAGATGAGCCTCAATATCACCTGCGATCATCGCGTTATCTACGGCGCACAAGCAGCTGCTTTCATGCAAGACTTGGCGAAGTTAATTGAAGGCAATCCTCAATCCCTCACACTTTAA
- a CDS encoding GH3 auxin-responsive promoter family protein, translating to MEAWLKDYNNIFQLQEEFLLSLLNKFKDTAIGKERGYASIKSIEQFQEQTPIQHYSNLKPYIDRTVAGGINIFHPEPPICWIQTSGTTGAPKLFPYNQDFIKNWFSSSSAITNCFIYRVGYRALKILEGEAFLIHASGDCGTIGTGATQKPLQIIHLPAEEFDRYILTKTKAGEWNSGQMKLPHLTDRQDFIRFFQSKGKGVSKL from the coding sequence ATGGAAGCTTGGCTGAAAGACTACAACAATATTTTTCAGCTTCAGGAAGAGTTTCTTCTGTCTTTGTTGAATAAATTTAAAGATACCGCCATTGGAAAAGAAAGGGGTTATGCCTCTATCAAAAGTATCGAACAATTTCAAGAGCAAACTCCGATTCAGCACTACAGCAATTTAAAACCGTATATCGATCGCACTGTTGCTGGTGGAATTAATATCTTTCATCCAGAGCCACCGATCTGCTGGATTCAAACTTCAGGAACGACTGGAGCGCCCAAATTATTTCCTTACAATCAAGATTTTATCAAAAATTGGTTTAGTTCGTCATCTGCTATTACAAATTGTTTTATTTATCGCGTTGGTTATCGGGCTTTAAAAATATTAGAAGGCGAAGCTTTCTTAATACATGCTAGCGGTGATTGTGGCACGATAGGTACTGGAGCAACCCAGAAACCTCTACAAATTATTCATCTACCTGCGGAAGAATTTGACCGCTATATCCTCACAAAAACCAAAGCGGGTGAATGGAATTCGGGTCAAATGAAGCTTCCCCATCTCACTGACCGTCAAGATTTTATTCGTTTCTTTCAATCGAAAGGTAAAGGAGTTTCCAAATTGTAA
- a CDS encoding helix-turn-helix domain-containing protein, with translation MTEVAGHRSVSHKTIYNWIDLWNEGGIEKLKPQVRGKRKEERV, from the coding sequence ATCACCGAAGTAGCGGGACATCGATCCGTTAGCCATAAAACAATTTATAACTGGATAGATTTATGGAATGAAGGAGGGATAGAAAAGTTAAAGCCTCAAGTGAGAGGAAAAAGAAAAGAGGAAAGAGTGTAG
- the tnpA gene encoding IS200/IS605 family transposase: MQPNKGYRNIYSLKFHLVLVTKDHCKVIDSEMLARLREIMTATCQKWRCKLEDFYGDESHVYLLIDFPPEVQLSKLVNNLKTVSSRLIRKEFKACIDSFCKDAFWHGTYYIASCNGMTIEQLKDYVEQQSLPSH; encoded by the coding sequence ATGCAGCCAAATAAAGGCTATAGAAACATTTACTCTCTTAAGTTTCATTTAGTGCTAGTAACGAAAGACCACTGCAAGGTTATCGATTCGGAAATGCTGGCACGCCTTCGCGAAATTATGACAGCAACTTGTCAAAAGTGGCGATGCAAGCTGGAAGATTTTTATGGAGATGAGAGTCATGTTTATCTGCTCATCGACTTTCCGCCAGAGGTACAATTAAGCAAGTTGGTAAACAATCTCAAGACAGTTTCCAGTCGGCTAATCCGCAAAGAATTCAAAGCCTGTATAGACAGCTTTTGTAAGGACGCATTTTGGCACGGTACTTACTATATTGCCTCTTGTAATGGCATGACGATCGAGCAATTGAAAGACTACGTCGAGCAGCAATCTTTGCCTTCTCATTAG
- a CDS encoding NblA/ycf18 family protein: MNSSWFELTLEQEFQLRLMEESVQEMSREQMQDLLIQTARLLMVKDNVLRQTIKNCPL; this comes from the coding sequence ATGAATAGCTCATGGTTTGAACTGACCTTAGAACAGGAATTTCAACTGAGACTGATGGAAGAATCAGTCCAGGAAATGAGCCGCGAACAGATGCAGGATCTCTTAATCCAGACAGCACGACTGTTGATGGTTAAAGACAACGTGCTCCGTCAGACGATTAAGAATTGTCCGCTCTGA